A stretch of DNA from Diadema setosum chromosome 10, eeDiaSeto1, whole genome shotgun sequence:
TTGCATTTTGTGGATAATGTAAGATAATGTTGTTAGGTcgtgtctccccccccccctctctctctccgttttctctttgttctttTCTTGCTTAATTTCTTTAGCCCTGCGTAAATTTTCTACTGTTTGTAGAAAACTACAACTTGGAAAATATTGCAGATATATTCTCATACATGATTGCTGGAATTAGCATGTTGGCCACAAAGCATTGTTTAGTTAGGGAAGTATACTTTGGCAAAGTccattaaaaattcatttgcTGCACGTTTTATAGGCGAATGGGGTAATCACATCATAGTGGAAACATAGGCCCAATACAGAAAGTCGACTTCACAACTCAAGCAGATGATGTGTCCCTTTCTATCACAGTTTTCGTTTCAAACAATGTTTTGTCagtctgaattaaaaaaagaaatcacatcaAATAGCTACTTTGTCTCAAAGTCTGCTAAGAAATGTCTCAAAGTGAGATCCAGTAGTTAAGAGAAGTTTGTGTTTGGAATTTAAATGTAACCGTCAGTCAAagttagggtttttttttcccctcagaaTTCTTCTACTAAGAATCTCGCAACGCGAGATCAGACCGAACTAAAAGAGTTGAGGTAAAATATATACTGGCTTACTTGGTCCTTTTCATTTTCCTGAtgtcatatttatttatatttatatgtcatgtttgttttgctttgttttgtttttattttgttttgttttttcttcagaataCTTATTTAAACACCGTAATGCCTTGAATTTAGACTGAATCTAGAAACAGGTGTGGAATTTCTGCTCTAACTGTTTGCAGCTTCCATGTCATAACAACTTGTTGGcgatattttatttttcgttcAGAATTCTTCGCAATGTCTTCATTGGAACAAGCTGTGACGAAAAGTCTCCAATGTCCACTGTGTATCGATCTCCTGAAATCACCCAAACTTTTGTCATGCGGTCACACTTTCTGCAAGGAGTGCCTCTGTCTCCTTCAATCTTCAGGCGGGAATCCCAATCATATTTCCTGTCCACTCTGCCGCCAGAGGACGGAGGTGAAAGACGGGAATGTATCGAACCTTAACACTAACCTTCAGGTCCAGTCTTTGGTAGACGATATGGCAGGAGCCATTCAGCCATGCACGGTATGTACTTCGACGGATCGCCCTAACGCGAAGACCTACTGCCAAAGTTGCAAGGCTTACATGTGTGATAAATGTCACGTGAAGCACAATGAGTGGCCAGCAAACACCACCCACCAGATTGTCACCGTTGAAGACATCAGACAAGGGAGGGCGCACATCAAAAAGAAGGTTTTATGTCCTAGTCATGATCAGGACGAAGGAGAGCAATACTGTTCGGATGTCTGCCTTGATTGCCAGAAGATCATGTGTATGAGGTGTCGAATGCTAGATCACCAACCGAAGGATCACAAAGTCTTGAGCAACGCCCAGTACAGCAAACAGAGATTACAAGAAATTTATGGATTAAATGAACAAAGTAAGGTTTATAAAGATGAATTAGAAACTTTCATCAAGGATGTAAGCCAGAAGAGAACAAACACCATCGCACATAtcgaagagaaaaagaaagaaatcaaaaagACTTACGACGAATATGTGAGGAAACTGACGATGAGGAAAGAGAAACTGATTCGACAACTTGAGGAACAGAAGACAGAGGCAGAACAAAAATTCAAGGGTATATTGGATGATACTAAGACGCAGATTGCAAGAATCAAAGGTTCCTCGGAGTTGGCAAACAAGAGCCTAAAGGCGCCGCTAGAGGGCGGCACAATTGCCATGCACCAGTCACTTTTCGACGAATTGAAATGTGCAATTGGAAAAGATAAACCAGATTTAACTGACGCCAGTTCTCTCGAGGAACGTGTAAAAAGTATTCGACTTCAGtcaaacacaacaaacaacgAGCTTAATCTTGGTGAACTTCAGCCAGCAGAGTGGAAAAAGGCTGTGGAGAAAGAGCTTCATAAGAAGGATAGTATGAACAAAATGGTTGAAACACCTACAGGTCAGATGGCCGTAGGATTTAGCGTAGGTGGGGTTTATTATTACATGCCCAACGGCAAGCTATCACCGACAAGTGATCATGAGGACATCGGCATTCGAACCATGGGGTATCTTTCAGATGGTCGCCGTATCATTGTTAACGGGTCAAATAACATATCACTTTTTGCTGTAAACGGTGAAAAATGTGACGTAGGATTTGACACTTTGACAGACGATGAGGGCGGAATTTGCGAAGTTTCGGTAGACAGCGAAGATCGCATTTATGTCAGCTACAGGAAACCTCAGCTGATCAAAGTTTTCATGAAGTCAGGTGGGAAGGCAGTACGTGACATACCCTGCAAAGACTACAAACCTTTACAACACTACCCGTTGAAATCAAACAAGGAGCTTGTCATGAAAATCTCTAAAAACTGCGTGAAAGTAATCGATGAGTCTGGTACATTTCAGAGCACTGCATGGAAGGATGGTGACATCTACAGTGCCTATCCAGCAGTTTGCAGCGATGACTCCATCTTGATAGCCTGGGTTAATGAGAAAGAAAATCTCCTTAGCATCGATCATTACACCAGTGACCTGAAGTACAAGGAAACATTCGTTGAAGTTCAGTGTACTGACATTCCTGAGCGAAAATGGTGCTTCCTTCAGCAATTCAAAAGTACAGGGGACATTGCTTTCTGCACTCCAGACAAACTCTGCATCTTTCAGAAATCAATAATGGAAGTATGAGATACAATACATTTCTCACCctgacgattttttttcttaatataacccacccacacacacacacacacacacacacacaatccaaTTATGTTGGTGTAGTGGTATGGGAGAGTGCAGTAATGACATGGGATGATGAATAATggcatgacatattctgaatgCATTTCACAAAGAACATTCCCATGATAGAAAGAGATTCAACAATCAGAGGATGTAAGATACGATATAACAATGTAGAGATGTAGGCTATACAGGGAGGTTTTGATATTCAATGCTTAGATTCACCTTGATAAAAAACTTATTATTACACTTTACTGATTAGGAATAGTATTCATTAGAAAAGTACCTTTCTAATGTGAATCAACAACTCTACTGCACTATATCCTAAtggtatataaatgaatatgaagCGCAATAAGGACACACGTTCATATTAATTTCGCTTCAACACTactttgtattttttacatTGCATTTGTGGTACATTAACATTAGCTGTCAGTGTCCCGTTTAAAGTAAGATCTATATGCATCTTCTAATGGT
This window harbors:
- the LOC140234127 gene encoding uncharacterized protein; protein product: MSSLEQAVTKSLQCPLCIDLLKSPKLLSCGHTFCKECLCLLQSSGGNPNHISCPLCRQRTEVKDGNVSNLNTNLQVQSLVDDMAGAIQPCTVCTSTDRPNAKTYCQSCKAYMCDKCHVKHNEWPANTTHQIVTVEDIRQGRAHIKKKVLCPSHDQDEGEQYCSDVCLDCQKIMCMRCRMLDHQPKDHKVLSNAQYSKQRLQEIYGLNEQSKVYKDELETFIKDVSQKRTNTIAHIEEKKKEIKKTYDEYVRKLTMRKEKLIRQLEEQKTEAEQKFKGILDDTKTQIARIKGSSELANKSLKAPLEGGTIAMHQSLFDELKCAIGKDKPDLTDASSLEERVKSIRLQSNTTNNELNLGELQPAEWKKAVEKELHKKDSMNKMVETPTGQMAVGFSVGGVYYYMPNGKLSPTSDHEDIGIRTMGYLSDGRRIIVNGSNNISLFAVNGEKCDVGFDTLTDDEGGICEVSVDSEDRIYVSYRKPQLIKVFMKSGGKAVRDIPCKDYKPLQHYPLKSNKELVMKISKNCVKVIDESGTFQSTAWKDGDIYSAYPAVCSDDSILIAWVNEKENLLSIDHYTSDLKYKETFVEVQCTDIPERKWCFLQQFKSTGDIAFCTPDKLCIFQKSIMEV